The genomic stretch AGGTGGCCGATGTAGATGTGGTTCTCGGGATAGGCCTGGTAAAGCTCGAGGGTGGGGGCCAGGGCCTCCTGATAGCGGCCCTGGTCCATGAGGGCCTTGCTGGAGGCGTCGAGCTTCTGCGCCTCGGCTTGGGTGAGAGTCGCGCGGCTGCTTCGCGTCACCCACCAGTGGCGCCCGTAGATGGCGGCGCCGAAGACGGCCAGCAGCGCCAGGGGCAGCAGCACGCGCCCCAGCCCGCCTCCCGAGGACGACCGAGGCTTGGCTGCGCCGGGTTTGGTGGCGTCGGTCATCAGAAACGATAGTAGAGAGAGCCTTGCACGGTGAAGCGGTTCAGCTTGTTGCCGGGCGCCAACTCCTCCGAGCCCCCTCCTCCCTTCAGATCGATGGCGAAATGCCCGATGGTCTTATCCACCTCCAAGGTCACGCGGGTGGAGTTCAGACCAATGATATCCAAAGTGGTGCGCGCCAGGGCCAACGAACTGCCGCGGCTGAAGCGCACCTCGATGTAGTCGTGGGTGCCCTCGGAGCCCAAGAAGTAGCGCGCCCCCACCACGATGGTGTGGGAGACGCCCAGGTCGTCGGGGGTCAGATAGACGCGCCCCATGAAGAGCCAGTCGCCCTTGTACTTGTAAACCGCGACGGTGAAGAGGTTGGTGTCGTCGCTGAACTGCAGGCGGCGGTAGCCGCCGCTGATCTCGAAGCCGTGCCCGACGCTCTGGTAGAGGTCCGCGCCCACGCGGTACTTGGGGTAGAGGGTCTGGTCGGGGGAGGCGCCCAGATTGATGTAGGCGTAAGTCCCCGGGCGGATGCGGGGATAGAAGTCGGTCTCGATCTGGTAGCTGGTCAGGCCGAATTCGTCGGCGCGGCTGACCCGACCGATGAGCGAACCCAGGCGGGTGGGGCCGCGCACCTGCCAGGAGTCTTCGTT from Terriglobales bacterium encodes the following:
- a CDS encoding YaiO family outer membrane beta-barrel protein codes for the protein DHPARAEQLATAYLQQKPKDTEMMYLLARAQRNQNRYKDALHTLDQLLVLEPTNQDARHLRRTLTVDSWHWEVSATHTTDFLSQGRDPQNEDSWQVRGPTRLGSLIGRVSRADEFGLTSYQIETDFYPRIRPGTYAYINLGASPDQTLYPKYRVGADLYQSVGHGFEISGGYRRLQFSDDTNLFTVAVYKYKGDWLFMGRVYLTPDDLGVSHTIVVGARYFLGSEGTHDYIEVRFSRGSSLALARTTLDIIGLNSTRVTLEVDKTIGHFAIDLKGGGGSEELAPGNKLNRFTVQGSLYYRF